The Altererythrobacter sp. ZODW24 genome window below encodes:
- a CDS encoding alpha/beta fold hydrolase, protein MVPSFDGQELAVHSTGEGRPVLMLHGLFSSADMNWVRYGHAAQLVEAGFECIMPDLRAHGASAKPHDAADYPEDVLARDTIAIAEALQLEDFDLVGFSLGARTAVRAVMLGLEPGKLVLSGMGLQGLAGWAGRSDFFIDAIDRFDSIERGDPAYFATQFMKTMKIDRVAARHLLQAVSDTSPEGLAKIAMPTAVICGDEDRDNGSPTDLVEALPHAVHVEIPGTHMSCVTKRELGAAIAVFLKADT, encoded by the coding sequence ATGGTGCCATCGTTTGATGGCCAGGAGCTAGCGGTCCATTCGACGGGCGAGGGACGGCCGGTTCTTATGCTTCATGGTCTGTTCTCCAGCGCGGACATGAACTGGGTGCGTTATGGTCACGCTGCTCAGTTGGTAGAGGCTGGCTTCGAATGCATCATGCCCGATTTGCGCGCACATGGCGCCTCTGCAAAACCGCATGATGCCGCCGATTATCCTGAGGATGTGCTGGCGCGCGATACTATCGCAATTGCGGAGGCGCTCCAGCTTGAAGATTTCGATCTGGTGGGTTTCTCCCTGGGTGCGCGAACGGCAGTGCGCGCGGTGATGTTGGGGTTGGAGCCGGGAAAGCTGGTTCTTTCCGGCATGGGGCTACAGGGTCTTGCTGGTTGGGCGGGACGGTCTGACTTCTTCATCGATGCGATAGACCGCTTTGATAGTATCGAGCGCGGTGATCCGGCCTACTTTGCTACACAGTTTATGAAGACGATGAAGATTGACCGCGTGGCCGCGCGACATCTGCTTCAGGCGGTAAGCGACACCTCGCCAGAAGGGCTTGCCAAGATCGCCATGCCGACCGCGGTCATCTGCGGCGATGAAGACCGTGACAATGGTTCACCGACTGATTTGGTCGAGGCGCTGCCTCACGCCGTCCACGTGGAAATCCCCGGTACGCATATGAGCTGTGTGACCAAACGCGAACTAGGCGCTGCGATTGCAGTTTTCCTGAAGGCAGATACATGA